In Deltaproteobacteria bacterium, the genomic stretch ATCTGCACAGCTTCGGTCAGCTGGTTCTGTACCCGTGGGGCGACGTCTTCAACGCCGCGCCCGACGACGACGAGCTGTCCGCCACCGCCGATGCAATCGTCACGGCGATGTCCGGCGCCGCGCAGTACATCGCGCTGCAGGGCGTGGAGCTGTACCCGGCAGCCGGCAACGCGATCGACTGGACCTACGGCGACGCCGGCCTGATGGCCTACACCTTCGAGCTGCGACCCGACTTCAACAACGACGCCGAGGGCTTCGCGCCCGCGCCCGATCAGATCGCGCCGGTCGGCGACGAGGTACTCGCGGGCATCTGGGTCGTGCTCGATGCGGCGCTCGAGCAGGGCGCGAGCGATACCACGGGCGGCGGCTCGGAGAGCGGCGGCTCGAGCAGCACGGGCGCGCCGGAGCCGGGCTCGAGCAGCGGCGCACCGGGCGATGGCAGCACGGCCACCACGACCGGCGACACGCCGGGCGACGGCACCACCGCCGCGGCGGACGGCACCGGCCTCGCGAGCGAAAGCACCGGCGCACCGGCGCAGGACGGCGATGGCTCCGGCTGCAGCTGCCGCACGGGCACCGGCATCGAACCTCGCGGTGGGTGGTCGTGGTGCCTGCCCATCGCCGCCGTGGTCCGGCGGCGACGCGCGCGAACGTGACGACCAAGCCAGAAGCGCCTTGGTCGTGGGTGAACGCTTGGCGTCGCTGCGCGGGTCAGACCGGGCGCACCAGCAACGTGCAGGTGAGGTCGCCGCCCGGTGGGCCCTCGACGTACTCGACGTGGTAGTTCTTGCCGAACGCGAACTTCCGCGTCGCGCCGACCACGATGCCGTGCTCGAAGTGGCGGGGGTACGGCGTCTCGCAGCGAATCTCCCAGGAGCCGTCGGGACTCCGCGAACAGCGGTAGTGCCCGACGTCGCCACGGTGGTTCGCGTAGTAGATCTCGTCCATCGCCCCGAAGCAGACATCGATGCTGTCGATGAACGGCGGCATGTCGGCGTTCTCGATGGTCGCGATGCCCACCCGGTGCAGGAGGTTGGTGCCGATCTCCTGCTGGATCTCCTTCAACGCATCCAGCCAACGCTGAATCGGGATGAAGTTCTCCGGCCGGAGGTCATCGAGGTGCAGCTGGTGCCGCTCGATGAGGCGCTGACCGAGCGACGGACGCAGCTGGAAGGCATCGAGCGTGGCGCGCACGTTGAGCGCGCGCACGGACGCGTTCGGATCGGGGGAGACGAATTCCATGGGGGGACCTCGCGAGGGCGTCGGGTTCGGCGCTCGCCCGGTTTTCGAGCGGCGCCGGAGGCGTTCGAGCTTACCGAACCGGCATCATAGACGGCCGGTTGGCCAAACTCAACGGCGCCCCGTCAGGTGTCCGATCGGCCGTCAGAACGCCGGTCGAATGCGGCAGTCACCCGGACACGCGGAGGTGCCCTCGTCGGCGTCACACACCGCATCGCCGCAGGTCGGCGTGCAATCGGCTGCGCAAGTGTCGTTGGCCTCGCCGCGACTCACCGAACACACGCCGTCACCGCAGAACGGCTCGGGCAGCGGCGGCGAGTTCGGCCACAACGACGGCTCGCCAACGTCGCCGAGCTCGAACGGGAACCAGATCGAGAGCACGAAGTGCGTGCGATCGAGGACTCGGGTCCAGCCCAGCGCATCGAAATCGCCGCCGAGGGTCGGCGCGAACGCGAGCGCAAAGAAGCTGTTGAAGTCGAGCTCGCCGGGCGCGGGCGGGGCCACGCGACCGCCGATGTAGACGATCTCCACCAGCCGCTCGCTCTTGTTGTAGAGCATCCAGACGCCAGTGAGCCCCATCGCCTGCGCGCCCTGGACCAGCTCCGGCAGCATGGCCTCGAGCATCGCCTTCTTGTTGCCGTTGCCCGGCACCGACCACCGCTCGGTCCGCATCACGACGTGGTCGACCGAGATGTCGCCCAGCTCGAACGCGCCGATGTTGGTCCACTCGTGGCATTCGGGCGCGACCACCTCGGGCCGCGCGAGGAACTGCACGCCGTCGAGCACGTAGTCCTGCGTGACCCACTCGCGATACGCGTGCGCTTGCTGCTTGGTCTCGAACAGGTAGCGGCCGCCGCTCGCCATGTCGCCGGTCTCGGGGTTGATGCTGAGCGGCAAGTGCTTGCCGTAGAGCATCCCCGGCTGATCGGCCATGTACATGCGATCGCGCTCGATGGTCGGCGCAATGAGGGCAGGATTGGTGCCCGGCGCGATGCCGAAGTCGCACGAGAAACCGGCCGCAGCATCGATCTGCGTGGCGCCGGGGAAGTCGTCGTCGTCGTCGTCGTCGTCACAGTCGTGGCCACCACCGTGACCACCGCCGTGACCACCACCGTGGCCGTGCCCGCCGTGGCCGTGGCCGCCGTGGCCGTGGCCGCCGTGGCGGAACTCCATGGCGTCGGATCCGGTGCCATCGTCGGCCGCACAGCCAACGGCGAAGCTCGAGGTCAACAGCGCGAGGACGAGGTTGTAGCGGGTGGGAAGCGTCACGGCGTGGGACTCCTATCCAGCCAACGGGCGCCCCTTGGGGGCCCGCGACAGCGGTTGATGCGGCGACGGGAACGGCTCGACCACGGCGGTTCCTCTGCTGAAGTGGCCTCGGGGGATGAAGCGGACGGTCTGCAAATGCTGTGGCCCCGGGCGCGATTTTATCCAGTCGAAAAAATGCAAGCTAGATTATGTGAAAGTCTTGAGCGGACCGTAAAGGGGACGCAAGCGCGGGAGTCCCGCGTAGGGACAACCCCCGGCGGCCAAGTCGCCAATGTGCTTGATCTCATTGATCATCGATTGTGAGTTCGAACGCGTTGTCCGCTTCTGGTGCCGAGACGCGGCCGACACGCGCTACCAAACGCGCGTGATCCGCCCGAACAAAGACCAACAAAACGTAGGCCACTGTCCATTCGGCCACCCCTGGCAGCCTCGCAAGCCCATGCGATCACTGTCCATTTGGCCATCGTACAGCGTTCCTTGCGTGCCCGTGGCCCACGATCTAACCTCGATTGAGTTGTGAGTTCGGTAGCACACTGCTCGGGGATCGAACATTGCTAACGCAGTCAGGACCATTCGGGTACGCCCCGAGCCCGGCGCCGTCCTTGGGATCGCAGGCCTGCGTCAAGGTCGCTGCGCTCACGGCAGGATTCGGCCTCGGCGCCCAGGCCCAGGAACTCACCGACGTCCTCATGGCCATGCTCGGCGCCCATGCGGGCCGAGGTCTCGACCTCCCGCCCGCGTGGCCCTCCGACATCTGCGATGACCACGGCCCGTTCGAGTTCTCGGTCGCGATGACGCGTCGGTCTTGCTCCCTGCGGGTGTTGGTCGAGACCGGAGCGCCCACGGGCGCGCTCGGGGAGCGGCAACGCAGCGCGGAGGCCACCACCGAGCTGCTCGCCGCGCGCTACGGCGTCCCGCTCACGGGTCTCACCTCGATCGCAGAGCTGTTCGGCGGCGAGCATGCAGACCAGTTCGCTCGCTGGCATGCGGTGGGTTTCGAGCACGGCCGGCCGGTGAACGTGAAGGTCTATCTGAACCCGCAGGCCCGCGGCCGCGACCGTGCGCCGATGGTCGTCCGCGAGGCGCTGCAGCGGCTCGGCTTCGCCGACGCATGGGACGAGCTGGCGCCGGCGCTGGCCCGCGGCGAGGCCGACGAACTCAAGTACGTCGGCCTCGATCTCACCGCCGACCCGGGCGCGCGGGTGAAGGTGTACGTCCGTCACCACGCGATCTCCGGCAACGAACTCGAGACCGCGCTCTCGCAGTGCCGTGGCTATCGAAAGGACGAGGCGCGCGAGTTCTGCGAGCTGATGACACAGCGCGCCGGAAGGTATGACGCGCTGCCGATCATCACGTGCTACGCGTGGACCTCCCAAGCGCGGGGGTGTGCGTCGACGCTGCACGTGCCGATCCGGGCCTACGCCCCGGACGACCTGGTCGCGTACGAGCGCATCCTCGGCTATCTGCAGCAACAAGGCATCGACAGCGCCGGCTATGCGCGCGCCTTGCCGGCATTCGCGATGCGGCCGCTGGATGCGGGCGTCGGCATCCAGAGCTACGCATCGATCAAGGGCACCGCCGACGGCAACGCTGTCACGGTCTATCTGGTACCCGAGAGCTACTCGGTGCAGCCATCGCGCGCACGCGACACGCGGGTCACCCCCACATCCAGCCGAGAGATCGAGCACCCATGAGCACCCATACGCTCGCAGACGTGAGTGTGGCGATCGCCGAGCACCGTGACCTCCTGTCGAAGCACGCGTTCCTGCGCCGCCTGGAAGGGTCGCGAGACATCGAGGATCTGCGGCGGTTCATGCCGCACCTGTACTTCTACGTCTTCGCGTTCCAGGACATGCTGCGGCTCTCCCACGAGCTGATCACGGAGCCTCGCCTGCGCGAGATCGCCGGACGCCACCGCGAGGAGGATGCCGGCCACCAACACTGGTTCGTCGAAGACGCCGCGACCCTGGGATCGTCGCGCGATGTCGGCTGGGTCTTCGGCCCCGCCCACGAGCCCACGCGAGACATCTCGTACGCGTTGGTGGCCGAGGTCATGCATGCGCACGACGATCACGTACGACTCGCGTTGCCGCTGGTGCTCGAGGCGGTGGGCTCGACGTTCTTCTTCCGCGTGAACGACCTCATCGCGCGCTCGGGATACGACGGCCCGCTGCGCTACTTCTCGCGCTCGCACCAGCAGGTCGAGGCCGATCACGACATCTTCACGGCCGAGGGCTCAGCGGCCATCAACGCCGTGGAGCTCGACGAGGCCGCCTACCAGGCCGCGCTCGCGGCCACGGCGCGCTGCTTCGCGCTGTTCGATCGGCTTGCGACCCACCTGTTGCAGCACCTCGACGACGGCGGCCTCGGGCCCGCGTGAGGCCGCAGACCACGACTTGGGGGACCGCATGGGCGACGACTCATCCACTTCTGCGCTCGTCGAACGCCTGCGGGCACTCGACGGCATCGACGTCAGCTCGGAGCACGCCGCGATCGATGCCGCGGGCCGTGACTTCGGCGGAATCACCGGCGGACGCGCGCGCGCGGTCGCGAAGCCCAGGCACGCCGACGCGCTGTGCGGGTTGCTCGAGTTCGCGATTGCCGAGCGACTGCCGCTCACGCCCCGCACGCTCGGCTACAGCCAGAGTGGGCAGTCGATCCCTCGCGACGGCGTGAGCGTCGACCTCCGGGGGTTCGACACCCTCGACATCGATCCCGAGCGCCGGCAGGCACGCTGCGGCGCAGCGGTGCCGTGGCGGGCCCTGCTGGCCGCCGCCGCCGCACATGGCCTCGCGCCGAAGGTGATGCCGTTCAACCTCGACATCAGCATCGGCGGCACCCTGAGCGCGGGTGGCATCGGCAGTACGAGTCACCACCACGGCATGGCGGTGTCGTGGGTCGACGAGCTCGAGGTCGTGACCGGCGCGGGGCAGCGGATTCGAGCGAGTCGCACCGAGCACCGTGAGGTCTACGACGCGGTGCTCGGTGGTCTGGGCCTGTTCGGCCTCATCTGCGAGGCCACGCTGGCGCTACGACCGATGCTGCCGGTCACGCGCACCTACAGCCTGCTGTACGACGATCTCGCGACCATGATGGCCGACGAGCTGACGCTCATGGGCAACTCCGCCTGCGTTCACCTCGAGGGCTTCGCATCGGCGGCAGTCCAAGGCGTGCGCCGCGGCCCCGGGGGGCGCCGCTCACCATTCGCGCGGTGGTTCGGCGGCATGCATCTCTCGCTCGAGCGAGAGCCCGACGACGAGTGCGGTGACGCGCTACTCGATGGTCTGCACCACCGCGAGCAGGTCCACGTCGAGGAGACCGACTCGCTCGAGTTCGCCGCCCGCTACGACATTCGCTTCGAGGTCATGCGAGCCACCGGAGCGTGGCAACAACCGCACCCGTGGTTCGAGTGCATGGTCGCCCGCGACGCGGCGATGGAGCTGCTTCCGACGCTGGTCCCCCAGCTCCCGCTCCTGCTCGGCGACGGCCATCGCATCATGCCGTTCGCCGACGTGGATCGACCGCCGTTCGTGATGCAGCCTTCGCCGTCACCGTGCTTCGGCCTGGCGATGCTGCCGATGGGCATCGCACCGCCGTTTCTTCCGCCGGTGCTCGCGGCCCTGCGCGGCCTCCACGACCGCCTCGTCGAGCGCGGCGGCAAGCGTTATCTCTCGGGCTGGCTGTTCGAGCCCGACGAGACCGCGTGGCGCCGTCACTTCGGTCCGCAGTTCGAGACGTGGCAGGCGCGCCGGCAGCAGCTCGATCCCCACGGACTGTTGGGCTCGATGCTGCTGCCTCCGCGAGCCACCGCCTAGAACGGGATGTCGTCGTCGCCCGGATCGCTGGCCGGATAGTTGTCGCCGAAGTCGTCCGGTGGGGCGCCGTGATCGCCACCGCCGCCTCCGCCTCCGCCGCCGCCTCCGCGACCACCACCGCCGCCGCCGCGACGCTCGCCACCACCACCACCACCACCGCCACCACCGCCGCCGCCGCCTCCGGCACCGCCGCCTTCACCACGGCCGCCGAGGAACTGCACGACGTCGGCGACGATCTCGGTGATGTACTTCTTGTTGCCGTCCTTGTCGTCGTAGTTGCGGGTCTGCAGTCGACCTTCGATGTAGACCTGGCGGCCCTTCGAGAGGTAGTTGCCGCAGGACTCGGCCTGCTTGCCCCACACGACCACGCGGTGCCACTCGGTCTCCTCGACGCGGTCGTTCGACTTGTTGGTGTACGTCCGCGTCGTCGCGACGTTGAGCTGACAGACCGCAGTGCCGCCCTGCGTGTAGCGGATCTCGGGGTCGCGCCCGAGGTTGCCGAGGATGATGACCTTGTTGACGCTCGCCATTTCGCTTCTCGATCCTTCTCGTCGCGCTCGAGCGAAGCCCCGGAGTCGGCGTCCGTGTCGTCCTCGACGCGGGGACATTCGCCGTCCGGATGTCGGTGGCGCGGCCCGAAGGTAGCGCGACGCGAGGTGGTTCTCGACCGCCTCGGAGCCTTGTTTGCAGGTCGTGCGCAGCCGCGCAATTGCGGCCGCACTGCGGGCCCACCGGACCGGCGGGCCTGCAATGGCGTCCTCGGATGTGACTTTGCGCCGGAGCCCGCGGCGCGCGCGAGGGGTTGGATCTCGCCACACTTGACCGGCGCCCCGGATCCTCCTCTAGTGGGCTCGACTCGCGATGATCCACATCGACGTCTCGATTCTGCTGCCCCTTCGCGATGCCGAGCCCATGGTGGCGCCGCTGGTCGACACCGCATCGCTCGTGCAGCGGCGTGTGATGGCGCGGCACCACGTCGACGGTCGGCCGCTGGCGTTCGAGTTCCTCGCCCTCGACGAGCGCTCGGGGGACAACACCGCCAGCGTGCTCTCGGTGTTGCACGCGAAGGTGCCGCA encodes the following:
- a CDS encoding single-stranded DNA-binding protein: MASVNKVIILGNLGRDPEIRYTQGGTAVCQLNVATTRTYTNKSNDRVEETEWHRVVVWGKQAESCGNYLSKGRQVYIEGRLQTRNYDDKDGNKKYITEIVADVVQFLGGRGEGGGAGGGGGGGGGGGGGGGERRGGGGGGRGGGGGGGGGGGDHGAPPDDFGDNYPASDPGDDDIPF
- a CDS encoding FAD-binding oxidoreductase, with product MGDDSSTSALVERLRALDGIDVSSEHAAIDAAGRDFGGITGGRARAVAKPRHADALCGLLEFAIAERLPLTPRTLGYSQSGQSIPRDGVSVDLRGFDTLDIDPERRQARCGAAVPWRALLAAAAAHGLAPKVMPFNLDISIGGTLSAGGIGSTSHHHGMAVSWVDELEVVTGAGQRIRASRTEHREVYDAVLGGLGLFGLICEATLALRPMLPVTRTYSLLYDDLATMMADELTLMGNSACVHLEGFASAAVQGVRRGPGGRRSPFARWFGGMHLSLEREPDDECGDALLDGLHHREQVHVEETDSLEFAARYDIRFEVMRATGAWQQPHPWFECMVARDAAMELLPTLVPQLPLLLGDGHRIMPFADVDRPPFVMQPSPSPCFGLAMLPMGIAPPFLPPVLAALRGLHDRLVERGGKRYLSGWLFEPDETAWRRHFGPQFETWQARRQQLDPHGLLGSMLLPPRATA